The genomic region CTTGGCATGCACGGCGATCTCGCACGCGCCGCCGCTGCCCGGCAGGCGCACCTTCGGTTTGGCGTACGGTCCGATGACGGTCGAGTTGATGTTGGCGTAGCGATCGACTTGCGCCCCGCCCAAGAAGCCGACGTCGATACGCCCGCCTTGCAGGTAGAATTGGAAGACGTCGGCCATCGACGCGACGCCCAACGAATCGGTCACCAGCGCCGGATCGCCGATCGAGACCGGCAAGCGTTCAGGCACCGCACCGACCGCGCCCGACTCGTAGACGAGCACGAGATTCGGCGCGTGCGTCGCGCGCGCGAGATTGCACGCGAGATTCGGCAACCCGATGCCGACGAACACGACATCGCCATCGGACAGCTCGCGCGCGGCGCGCACCGCCATCAGCTCGCGGTTGGAATATGTGCTCCCGCGATCGGAATATGTAGTCCCGCGCTCTCGAGCGCGGGGGGATTCAGAAGCCGTAGTTGACTCCTTCGCACACGCGCGGTTTGGCGGACAGCCGCGCGACGACGTCTTCGCCCAATTTGTCGATGTACTCAGCGCGGCTGCCGACTCCATAGACCCACTCGTTGAGCCACGCCTCAAGGCTCTTTGCGTCGCGCGAGATCGCATCCCAGGCGACATAGAAATCGTTGTCGCGATCGTAGTAGCCTTGCGCGTACGACGGGTGCGCTCCCCACGGTTCGCAGACCACCGCGTCGACGATGAACCCCGGTATGATCGTGCGGTTTGGGTCGGCTCGAATCACCGCTTCGGGCACGATCTCTTCGACGACCACGATGACGCGCGACGCCGCGAACGCCGCCTCTTTCTGCACGCCGTACAATCCCCAGATCTGCGCGGTGCCCGAGGAATCCGCGCGCTGCGCGTGCACGATCGCGACGTCCGGGTTGAGCGCGGGGACGGTGGCGAGCTGCTCGCCGGTATACGGGCATTCGATCGTGCGGATGAGCGGATTGGCCAGCGGCAGATCGCTGCCGCGATAATCGCGCAGCGGCCAAAACGGCAGCTTTGCCGCCCCCGCCGACAAGCGCGCCACCAGTCCGAAATGCGAGTATTCCTCGAGCTCGAGCGGCCCCGGCTGCGCGCTTTCCACCGCGCGACGCATGCCGTGCAGCGAACCCACGCCGGGGTTGCCCGCCCACGAGAAGATCAGCTTCTTCGCGCAGCCGGCCGCTATGAGCTGGTCGT from Candidatus Eremiobacteraceae bacterium harbors:
- a CDS encoding CoA-transferase, with the translated sequence MAVRAARELSDGDVVFVGIGLPNLACNLARATHAPNLVLVYESGAVGAVPERLPVSIGDPALVTDSLGVASMADVFQFYLQGGRIDVGFLGGAQVDRYANINSTVIGPYAKPKVRLPGSGGACEIAVHAKRVIVVAPLSARSFPAEVDFYTSPGHAGKYGTRRELGLPGGGPLRIVTDVGILRPSPQDGELELAAVYPGIDPQEVVEKVGWPLRICAALEPVPAPTAEELHLLRDVLDPQHLYL
- a CDS encoding CoA-transferase; its protein translation is MSLSLASPKVMDMREAVNRFVRDGDTVVIEGFTHLICFAAAHEIIRQQRRDLTLARLTPDLIYDQLIAAGCAKKLIFSWAGNPGVGSLHGMRRAVESAQPGPLELEEYSHFGLVARLSAGAAKLPFWPLRDYRGSDLPLANPLIRTIECPYTGEQLATVPALNPDVAIVHAQRADSSGTAQIWGLYGVQKEAAFAASRVIVVVEEIVPEAVIRADPNRTIIPGFIVDAVVCEPWGAHPSYAQGYYDRDNDFYVAWDAISRDAKSLEAWLNEWVYGVGSRAEYIDKLGEDVVARLSAKPRVCEGVNYGF